Within Nitrospiraceae bacterium, the genomic segment ACCTGTCCCTCCTGCCAGCGACAACAGGCAGACCTGAATCGCTATTGTGTCGGCTGCGGACGACAGTTCGATGACGCACCACCGACCCCTTCCACACCAAGGGATACCACGCCGGAGGCTCTGAACCTTCAAGTACTCTATGGGATGGTGGGGGTGCTCGTCCTTGCGATTCTGTTTCCGCCGTGGGAAACACCTCCGTCACAGGCTCCGGATTTTCTTAGCATGCATTTCATCCTGGATCCCCCGACCCCCGACGCGGTGGTGAGTCGTCTTCTCCTGACGATCGAGCTCGTCACGATCGCCATCGCCGGCCTCTACGCATCGTTTCTGTTCAGAAAGAGATAGCAGGCAAGAGGTTCGCGGCGAGGGGCGAGAGGCCGGTCGTGGATCAAATCCCATCGCCTCTGGCCCCCTGCCTCTTGCTCCGAGCCCCAATTCAATCAAGAGCCAGTGTTAGGCACTTAGCGGACCCACCGGATTTCATGAACTCGCTCAGGGGGACGGGGTGGGGGCGATAGCCTCGCTCCTCAAGGAGCCGTTCGGTCCCGGCACATCCGGCGGGAAGAACCACGTGTTTTCCGACGCAGATCGCGTTACAGGCGAATTTGAGCGCATCCGCTTCGGATACGGCGAGTTGTTGGTGCGGTGCGATCCGGTCGGCAATCGCCGCCTGTCCGTATCGATCAAAGGCAGCAGGGAAGTAGAGAAGCTCGCCCCCACTCAACGGACAAAAGCAAGTATCGAGATGATAATACCGACTGTCCACAAGCTCGAGCGGAATGATCTCTCGATTGAACCACTCGCTGAGAAACGGAAAGGCTCGGATCTCTGACCGTTGACGGTACCCCCCGAACCATGCATCAGGAAACCCAAGGAGATCGCCGGCTCCTTCGAAGAACAACTCCTTTTCCAACGACAAGACCTCGAACCCGTTCGTGCGGAACCAGTCTTCAAACCACGCCTCTTCCGGTTGTCGTTCGGCATAACGAAATCGACTGGGAACGGCTCGGCGTCCCACCACGAGGCCGGCATTCGCCGTGAAAACGAGATCGGGCAACCCGGGCACTGGATTCATACGTTCCAGCACGGCGCCAACATCTTGCTCGAGAACCTGCATCAAACCATGCCACTGTCGAACAGCCTGGTCTCGGTTCACGGTATTCGATCGGCGCATCCAGGGGTTGATTTCATACTCGATGCCGAAATAGTCGGGGGGACAGACCAGCAGACGACTCATGAGGTCCAACCCAATTCTCGGGCTAGTTCGCGCAGAAACGAAGCGGCGTCCATCACCAAGCCGATGGCCTGGAAACTCCCCCGATCGGCCAGCTTCGTCAGCACAGCAGGATTCACATCGACACACACGGAAGGAATCGTAGCCGGCAGCAGATTACCGGTCGCCACGGCATGGAGCGTGGAGGCCACCAGCAAGGCCAATCCGACCCCGGGGATCGCTGCTCGCATGGCCTCCTGGGCCCTGACTGAGTCAGTGATCACACCAGGTAACGGACCATCATCGCGGATTGTTCCAGCCATGACGACCTGGACGTGTTTATTGATGCAAGCGGCCATGATCCCGCCCTTAATCACGCCGGACTCCACGGCAGCGTCGATGCTCCCGATCGCGCGGATTCGATTAATCGTCCGCAGATGGTGTTCGTGTCCATGTGGAACAACTCGTCCGGCCTGCTGCCCATACCCGAGTGACGTGCCGTACAATTCGACCTCCATGTCATGGGCTGGCAGCGCATTCCCGCAAAACAGGACGTGGATGAATTCTTCTTCAATGAGCCATGTCAATGCATCGCGTCCGCCCGCATGGATAATGGCCGGCCCTCCGGCCAGCAAAACCTTGGATGCCGGTCGGCCCTGGCGGAACCCTTCGCGCAGTGACATCATGCGTTTGGCGATATCGTGGATGACGTGACGGTGCGGACGCTCGGCGGACACCTGCGACTCCATGAAGCCGAATACGTCGCGGTCGCGCGGTCGTTCCAGAGGCGTGACGCGGATTCCCTCTCGGCCCGTGACGATCAGGTCTCCCCGTTTTACCGCTCCCATAGGCACGGTTCGGGCGATCGCCTTCTTTGGCTCGACAGCGACGCCGAGATCCATTTCAGTCCCTTCGACATCCACCCATTGCCCTTGGAGCCGTATTTGAGTCGGCAAATGTGTGGTCGCATAGAATTCCTCGGGGAAAATGCCGTTCGCTGGAGCCGGCTGGAGTCGGCAATCGGCCTCACGTTCGACCGAGGCTCCATGGGGCTGAATCCGGTGCAAGATGTCACTGAGTAATTGCGCGGTTCCCGCGCGCACGATTATTCTGGCCCGAGAGGATTCTTCACGCGTTTTACCGATCTGGACGTCCGCAAGATCGAATGACCCGCCCATCATCAGAATCGTGTCCAAGACCTTGGCCAGGATCAGCGAATCGATGATATGGCCACGAAGAATGACAGTTTCCTGGTGGGACGTCATGGAGAAAGCCTCAGATTGACGGGTCTGGTGAAATTCTACCACCCAGGCGCAAGGACAGGGGACAGATGGCTGACAACACCTCGACGAGCCTGTGTGAGGGCTCTAGCGCAACGAACTGCTTGACATCTCAGGCGTTTTCATGAGCTCTCGTAACACGCTCGTGGCATAGCCACTAGGTGGGAGGGCAAAGGAGAGGGTGAGCGTTGATCCTTTGAGAGACCATTCCAATTCCAGAAGCTGGAGCCTGAGCGATCGTCGTTCGCCGCGAAACCCGCATTCCTTCGCTGCTTGGATGAGCTGCTCTTTGCTCATACCTTGTTCCGTCAACACCGCCTGTTCGATCTCGCCCGGTTCGCCCTCAGCCCAGGAGACGCGAGAGCCAAACAAAATGCCGGTTGGACTGATTTCAAACCGATCGGCTCTTGGCTGTTCCCGGTCGCCGTCTTCCACGAGAAAACACGCGCCGTTCTCGGCTTTCATCGCCCAATCCCCGGTCAAGATCCGATCGAGTCGATCGATCCTCCTGGCAACCATCCGATTGAACAGATGGGACTGATAGCTATTGAGGTACCACATGCGCTTGGCTCGGCTCATTTTCTCCCGTCGAGCCTTGTCGATGAGCAACGAGGCTCCGGTCAGATAGTTGTCCCCCTCCCGTCCTTGCCGTTGCGGCCCAAAATAATTTGGCACTCCTCGGCGAAGCAGCGTTTCCACGATGAGCGGGACCGTCTCTTCCGCATGTTGAGCGACATCTCGGATCACGAGGCGGAAGGTGTTGCCGGCGTGGTGGCCGGTCCGCAATCGATTCCGATGCCGGCCCAGCACCTCAATCGCCAACAGCCGATCATCGGTCGGTATCCGTATGACATGCTGCGTATCCACTCCATGGAGCGAAACCATCTGAGTGGTCACGGCACGCGCATCCTTGAGTCCAGCCACACCGATCGCCTGGGTCCTGATGCCTAACGTTGAAGACAAACGTCGCACAAGATCCGGCGTCGAAAGATTCCGTTTCGTCACTCTCACATACAGATGCTCGCCCGTCCCGCAGGGTGCGTAGAGAGGACGTTCGACCACGTGAAAATCTTCAGGCGTGGTTCTGATCCGCCCTCCCACTCCCGGAATCGAAGCTGTAAGAAAAGGGTCCATCGGTGATTTCCCGGCTTCTTTCTAGATGCTTAGGCCTGTTCGGGAAAGGAGCGTCGGCCACGGTCAAGATGTACAAAAGCAAACGACATCATCATGGTATACTTTGGCCATGTTGCCTGGACCACGGTTCGTGGCAAAAGTCGCCATCCATCCTACCAGAGCCAAAACCTGTGCCATCGGACTTATGCTCATTGGAAGTAGCTTTGCGACACCCGCTCCCGAAGCAATTTCCGGCACCGCTGACGTCTTTCTGAAGTTTACTCACCACATCCAGCAGCAAATCGAACATGACAAACAAGCATTCTCAAAAGCCAGCGGTTGTACCAAGTGGTTCTATAAGCAAGAAAAGAAACCCGCACCGTCACCGCCCGCGCAGCGCATCGACTGGAAACAGGCCGGCTTGGCCCTGAGCGAAGACGAATGTCGCCAACATTACCCCGGTGGAATGGACGCGGTGCGTGAAGACTTCGGTAGAACTCAAACCTTCCTCTCCCTGAGTCTCACCTTCTACGAATTCGCACTGGTCGGCGACCGTGACGATGACGGCCTCTACAGCTCCGCCGAGTTGGAAGATCTGTTTCACGTGCTCACGCTGTCGTATGATGCGGCTCATTCCCCCTCGATACACGCCGAAGCGCTGACCGACCGATTCGATACCTGGTATTGGGCCCGCAACCTCGAAAGTTTGATGAACAGCATGGGCCGCCTCTATGAACGGGGTTATCGCGTCACGCCCGCCGATCGAGCCGAGTTGGACCGGGTCATGAAATGAGTCGCCGCAGGATGACATGGCCGGATCGTGCGCGAGCAACAATCGGCAGCTGGATGAGCGAGCCGTTCTACCGGTTTTTCAGCCTGATGCCCGGCTGGGAATTCGGGCTAACCAACCACGCTGTCTCCAAATTCAGTGACCGGCACAGGTCTCTGGCTGGCCGACGAGCCGTGCACCTGAGCGACCTGCATCTCGATCACTACCTTCCGCGCCACGACATGATCGTCACCATGGTCCGGGAGCTGCGCCCCCACTGGATTTTCATTACGGGCGACCTCCTCAACGTTCCGGAAGGGCTGCCGCATCTGTTCCGCTTCCTCGCGCAGCTCCGCCTGATCGCCCCGGTATTCATGACACTGGGAAACCATGACCATTATAGCGGCGTGCCGATCGATCATTACGCTGAACTCGCCGATCGGCACAAGCTCACGCTCCTGGTCAATCAAACCGTCTTCATTCCAACCGATGAAGGTGAGTTGGCCATCGTGGGAGTCGACGATCCATCGCTCCACCGAGCGGATCTGGACTGCCTTCCTCCTCGGACCGAGGGACGCTATACCCTGTTACTAGCCCATGCGCCCAACATCCTTGAACAGCTGGAAGAGCACCATCACGTGGATCTCATCCTTTGCGGACATAGTCACGGAGGGCAATGGCGCTTCCCCGGGGTACCGACGTTTTGGCTTCCACCCGGATGCAATGGTCGCATCGAAGGGCTGCAGCGTGCACGAGAACGCCGGCTCTACGTCAATCGCGGTCTCGGCTGGTCTTTTCTGCCACTCCGTTTGAATTGCCGGCCAGAGATTGTCTTGCTCGAATGGACCCATGACGATACGCAGGCCCGATAGGGATTACCCCTTGAGCCGCTCCAACGCCTCCCGCGCCCGGCTCCGAACTGTTTGATCCCAATCCTGTTCCATCACAGCCGTCAGCCGCTCCTTCGCATCGAAGGCCCGCACCCGCCCGAGCCCCAAGGCGGCGCAAGATCGGACATACGCATGGTCGTCCTCGAGTGCTTTTATTAATAGCGGTACAACCGTTATGTCTTGCAACACACCGAGA encodes:
- a CDS encoding metallophosphoesterase, with the translated sequence MTWPDRARATIGSWMSEPFYRFFSLMPGWEFGLTNHAVSKFSDRHRSLAGRRAVHLSDLHLDHYLPRHDMIVTMVRELRPHWIFITGDLLNVPEGLPHLFRFLAQLRLIAPVFMTLGNHDHYSGVPIDHYAELADRHKLTLLVNQTVFIPTDEGELAIVGVDDPSLHRADLDCLPPRTEGRYTLLLAHAPNILEQLEEHHHVDLILCGHSHGGQWRFPGVPTFWLPPGCNGRIEGLQRARERRLYVNRGLGWSFLPLRLNCRPEIVLLEWTHDDTQAR
- a CDS encoding arginine deiminase-related protein yields the protein MSRLLVCPPDYFGIEYEINPWMRRSNTVNRDQAVRQWHGLMQVLEQDVGAVLERMNPVPGLPDLVFTANAGLVVGRRAVPSRFRYAERQPEEAWFEDWFRTNGFEVLSLEKELFFEGAGDLLGFPDAWFGGYRQRSEIRAFPFLSEWFNREIIPLELVDSRYYHLDTCFCPLSGGELLYFPAAFDRYGQAAIADRIAPHQQLAVSEADALKFACNAICVGKHVVLPAGCAGTERLLEERGYRPHPVPLSEFMKSGGSAKCLTLALD
- a CDS encoding TIGR00300 family protein, whose product is MTSHQETVILRGHIIDSLILAKVLDTILMMGGSFDLADVQIGKTREESSRARIIVRAGTAQLLSDILHRIQPHGASVEREADCRLQPAPANGIFPEEFYATTHLPTQIRLQGQWVDVEGTEMDLGVAVEPKKAIARTVPMGAVKRGDLIVTGREGIRVTPLERPRDRDVFGFMESQVSAERPHRHVIHDIAKRMMSLREGFRQGRPASKVLLAGGPAIIHAGGRDALTWLIEEEFIHVLFCGNALPAHDMEVELYGTSLGYGQQAGRVVPHGHEHHLRTINRIRAIGSIDAAVESGVIKGGIMAACINKHVQVVMAGTIRDDGPLPGVITDSVRAQEAMRAAIPGVGLALLVASTLHAVATGNLLPATIPSVCVDVNPAVLTKLADRGSFQAIGLVMDAASFLRELARELGWTS
- a CDS encoding tRNA pseudouridine(13) synthase TruD — its product is MDPFLTASIPGVGGRIRTTPEDFHVVERPLYAPCGTGEHLYVRVTKRNLSTPDLVRRLSSTLGIRTQAIGVAGLKDARAVTTQMVSLHGVDTQHVIRIPTDDRLLAIEVLGRHRNRLRTGHHAGNTFRLVIRDVAQHAEETVPLIVETLLRRGVPNYFGPQRQGREGDNYLTGASLLIDKARREKMSRAKRMWYLNSYQSHLFNRMVARRIDRLDRILTGDWAMKAENGACFLVEDGDREQPRADRFEISPTGILFGSRVSWAEGEPGEIEQAVLTEQGMSKEQLIQAAKECGFRGERRSLRLQLLELEWSLKGSTLTLSFALPPSGYATSVLRELMKTPEMSSSSLR